Proteins from one Thermococcus sp. M36 genomic window:
- a CDS encoding NCS2 family permease, with the protein MGWFENYFEFDEHRTDMKTEILAGVTTFMTMAYILFVNPAILSDAMGKEAFNSLVAVTALAAGFATILMGLYAKKPFALAPGMGLNAYFAYSVVLGMGYDWRIALAAVFVEGLIFIALSVTKVRSAIIHAIPLSQKYAVGAGIGLFLTFIGLNDVGLLTAMTSDKGVLLFTGLNTAALSTKEIALFFFGLFLAAVLISLRIKGALLISIITTSIIGWVTGAAPWPDQLFSIPDISYTFMKMDLQGLLNVGAIGVVFAFFMVDFFDTLGTVTGLSAKAGFLTRDGKVPDAEKVLLTDAIGTTVGAILGTSTVTTYIESAAGIEEGGRTGMTALVTGLLFLGIGLFIAPLAQAIPAFATAPALVIVGYYMLSAVKEIDFTDHTEAIPAFLVLITIPYTYSIADGIGAGFISYTLLKLFSGRGKELHPLMYALAVIFLAYFAYLGGLF; encoded by the coding sequence ATGGGCTGGTTTGAGAACTACTTCGAGTTTGACGAACACAGAACCGACATGAAGACTGAAATCCTGGCCGGTGTCACCACCTTCATGACCATGGCCTACATCCTCTTCGTCAATCCAGCGATACTCAGCGATGCTATGGGCAAGGAGGCCTTCAACTCGCTCGTTGCGGTTACCGCCCTCGCCGCCGGCTTCGCGACGATTCTGATGGGCCTCTACGCCAAGAAGCCCTTCGCTCTGGCACCGGGAATGGGGTTAAACGCTTACTTCGCCTACAGCGTGGTTTTAGGAATGGGCTACGACTGGCGCATTGCACTCGCGGCGGTCTTCGTCGAGGGTCTAATCTTCATAGCGCTCAGCGTCACAAAGGTCAGGAGCGCGATAATCCACGCGATACCGCTCAGCCAGAAGTACGCCGTCGGGGCTGGAATCGGCCTCTTCCTGACGTTCATCGGCCTTAACGATGTGGGCCTGCTTACCGCGATGACCAGCGACAAGGGCGTTCTCCTCTTCACAGGCCTCAATACCGCTGCCCTCTCCACCAAAGAGATAGCCCTGTTCTTCTTCGGTCTCTTCCTAGCGGCTGTCCTCATATCGCTCCGCATTAAGGGCGCCCTGCTCATCTCGATCATAACGACCAGCATAATAGGCTGGGTCACCGGCGCCGCACCGTGGCCCGACCAGCTGTTCTCGATCCCGGACATAAGCTACACCTTCATGAAGATGGACCTCCAGGGACTGCTCAACGTCGGTGCAATCGGTGTCGTGTTCGCCTTCTTCATGGTGGACTTCTTCGACACCCTAGGAACGGTTACCGGCCTAAGTGCCAAGGCCGGCTTCCTTACCAGGGACGGTAAGGTTCCAGATGCCGAGAAGGTTCTCCTCACCGACGCAATAGGAACCACCGTTGGTGCAATCCTCGGAACGTCAACGGTAACCACTTACATCGAAAGCGCCGCTGGTATAGAAGAGGGCGGAAGGACTGGAATGACCGCCCTAGTTACGGGCCTGCTCTTCCTGGGAATAGGCCTCTTCATAGCCCCGCTGGCCCAAGCGATACCTGCCTTCGCAACCGCCCCGGCGCTCGTCATAGTAGGCTACTACATGCTCAGCGCGGTCAAGGAGATAGACTTCACAGACCACACCGAGGCGATTCCGGCCTTTCTCGTCCTCATAACGATACCCTACACCTACTCGATAGCGGACGGCATAGGTGCGGGCTTCATAAGCTACACCCTGCTCAAGCTCTTCAGCGGCCGCGGAAAAGAGCTCCACCCGCTCATGTACGCCCTGGCAGTGATATTCCTAGCCTACTTCGCTTACCTCGGCGGGCTCTTCTGA
- a CDS encoding ABC transporter ATP-binding protein has protein sequence MVRVELKGILREWEDFRLSIENLKVRHGEFLTLLGPSGCGKTTTLRMIAGFERPDKGEILFDDKRVNELPPYERGIGIVFQDYALFPHMTVFKNVAFGLEMKRLAKAEIERKVKWALELVGLEGLEKRYPEQLSGGQQQRVALARALVVEPEVLLLDEPLSNLDAKIRERLRGEIKRIQRELDITTIYVTHDQEEAMAISDRIAVMNVGTVEQVGNPLELYYRPKTEFVARFLGLSNILELKVEDGRACLGGLCFDVEREGMVRIFFRPESVYVKSGDTAEVIDYELLPGRIRLRLGIEGKTVIAERFLDELPFSVEEMPERVGIEVRSFSVLE, from the coding sequence ATGGTGAGGGTCGAGCTGAAGGGGATACTCAGGGAATGGGAGGACTTCAGGCTCAGCATAGAGAACCTCAAGGTCAGACACGGTGAGTTTCTCACCCTCCTCGGACCGAGCGGCTGTGGAAAGACGACCACGCTCAGGATGATTGCAGGCTTTGAGAGGCCCGATAAGGGGGAAATCCTCTTCGACGACAAAAGGGTAAACGAGCTTCCCCCCTACGAACGCGGGATCGGCATAGTCTTCCAGGATTACGCCCTCTTCCCCCACATGACCGTCTTCAAAAACGTGGCCTTTGGACTGGAGATGAAAAGACTGGCGAAGGCAGAGATAGAGAGGAAGGTAAAGTGGGCGCTTGAGCTGGTTGGCCTAGAGGGCCTCGAAAAGCGCTATCCGGAGCAGCTCAGCGGTGGACAGCAGCAACGCGTGGCCCTGGCGAGGGCGCTCGTTGTGGAGCCAGAGGTTCTCCTCCTCGACGAGCCACTCAGCAACCTCGACGCCAAGATAAGGGAGCGTTTGAGGGGTGAGATAAAGCGCATCCAGCGCGAGCTAGACATAACCACCATCTACGTCACCCACGACCAGGAGGAGGCCATGGCCATAAGCGACAGGATTGCCGTCATGAACGTCGGAACCGTCGAGCAGGTCGGAAATCCGCTGGAGCTCTACTACAGGCCAAAAACCGAGTTCGTGGCGCGCTTCCTCGGGCTCAGCAACATACTGGAGCTTAAAGTGGAGGACGGAAGGGCCTGCCTCGGAGGGCTGTGCTTCGATGTCGAAAGAGAGGGAATGGTGAGAATCTTCTTCCGGCCGGAGAGCGTTTACGTGAAGTCCGGTGATACAGCAGAGGTAATCGACTATGAACTCCTGCCCGGGAGGATAAGGCTGAGGCTTGGGATTGAAGGAAAGACTGTTATCGCCGAGCGCTTTTTAGATGAGCTACCCTTCAGCGTTGAGGAGATGCCCGAGAGGGTTGGGATTGAGGTGAGGAGCTTCTCGGTGCTGGAGTGA
- a CDS encoding iron ABC transporter permease produces MRVKPSKLFLLIPLAFLVVFFYIPLVSILKTALWENGLTFKHISAVLANDYHRRVILFTIGQAVASTLLTLALGLPGAYIFAKYDFPGKSAIKAVLTVPFVMPSVMVALGYILLFGKSGFITGLIGRDLGIIYSWKGILLAHAFYNFPIVIRMVSSLWQRVNPHYEEAAMALGARGWTLFRKVTLPMISPAIFASAMLTFVFCFLSFSIPLIIGGYQYATIEVDIFTSIMVLLDFKTGSALAIIQILLSMAFMYLYLRALDSYAKREEQRVFRKPVPFTRRDWLSVKGLLVGVYSLIVFLFIVSPLLAVLYDSLHFNGRWSLEWYRRIFSTKYNPMFGTTTLDAIKNSLGFGLATIALSVLIALPIAYALHRWNFRGKRLFDVLVMLPLASSAITLGLGYIRVFHTTPLYYTVWIIVAAHTVIAYPFVLRAVSTSLKKIRPNLFEAALSLGAREWRAFLKVELPLALGGVIVGAIFAFAMSIAELGATYMLAKPEYTTMTVAIYKFLGARQFGSASALSVLLMVVSTASFLIIERIGEEVW; encoded by the coding sequence ATGAGGGTAAAGCCTTCGAAGCTTTTCCTGCTCATTCCGCTGGCTTTCCTCGTGGTCTTCTTCTACATTCCCCTAGTGAGCATACTCAAGACGGCTCTGTGGGAGAACGGCCTCACCTTTAAACACATCTCAGCGGTTCTAGCCAACGACTACCACAGAAGGGTTATCCTCTTCACGATAGGACAGGCTGTTGCCTCGACTCTCCTGACCCTGGCGCTTGGCCTCCCCGGGGCGTACATCTTCGCCAAGTACGACTTTCCCGGAAAGAGCGCCATAAAGGCCGTTTTAACCGTTCCATTCGTCATGCCCAGCGTGATGGTGGCCCTGGGCTACATCCTCCTCTTTGGAAAAAGCGGTTTTATAACCGGGCTCATCGGCCGTGACCTAGGCATAATCTACTCCTGGAAGGGCATTCTCCTTGCCCACGCCTTCTACAACTTCCCCATCGTTATCCGCATGGTCTCATCGCTCTGGCAGCGCGTGAATCCGCACTACGAGGAGGCGGCAATGGCATTGGGTGCGAGGGGCTGGACGCTCTTCAGAAAGGTTACCCTGCCGATGATTTCCCCGGCGATATTCGCCTCCGCGATGCTCACCTTCGTGTTCTGCTTCCTGAGCTTCTCGATTCCGCTCATCATCGGCGGCTACCAGTACGCCACCATAGAGGTGGATATCTTCACCTCGATAATGGTCCTTCTGGACTTCAAGACGGGTTCAGCCCTCGCGATAATCCAGATACTTCTCAGCATGGCCTTCATGTACCTCTACCTCAGGGCTCTGGATTCCTACGCCAAGCGCGAGGAGCAGAGGGTTTTCAGGAAGCCAGTTCCATTCACGAGGCGCGACTGGCTGAGCGTTAAGGGACTGCTCGTTGGGGTTTATTCCCTCATCGTCTTCCTCTTCATAGTCTCGCCCCTCCTGGCGGTCCTCTACGACTCCCTGCACTTCAACGGCCGGTGGAGCCTCGAATGGTACCGAAGAATATTCTCAACCAAGTACAACCCCATGTTCGGGACGACGACGCTCGATGCCATTAAGAATTCCCTAGGCTTCGGCCTCGCCACGATAGCCCTGTCCGTACTGATCGCACTACCAATAGCCTACGCCCTCCACCGCTGGAACTTCAGGGGAAAGAGGCTCTTCGACGTCCTTGTCATGCTCCCACTGGCCAGTTCGGCGATAACCCTCGGCCTCGGCTACATAAGGGTCTTCCACACGACGCCGCTCTACTACACGGTCTGGATAATCGTGGCGGCACACACGGTTATAGCGTACCCCTTCGTTCTGCGCGCCGTCTCGACCAGCCTCAAAAAGATAAGGCCCAACCTCTTTGAAGCGGCGTTAAGCCTCGGCGCGAGGGAGTGGAGGGCCTTCCTGAAGGTGGAGCTTCCCCTGGCGTTGGGGGGAGTCATCGTTGGTGCCATATTCGCCTTTGCCATGAGCATAGCCGAGCTCGGAGCGACATACATGCTTGCGAAGCCCGAATACACCACCATGACCGTGGCGATATACAAGTTCCTTGGGGCGAGGCAGTTCGGGAGCGCTTCAGCACTCTCGGTTCTCCTGATGGTGGTCTCCACGGCGAGCTTCCTGATAATAGAGAGGATCGGTGAGGAGGTATGGTGA
- a CDS encoding P1 family peptidase translates to MKAPELGIKIGRYEHGKRNSIADLGVKVGHSTIIEGDDIRTGVTILVPPVENPFRERLFAGVYTFNGFSKPIGFVQVEELGYIETPIALTSTLNGYRVADALISLWAEENPDVISVNPVVMECNDGYLNDNKKRAIREEHVFEAVKNATLDFEEGSVGAGTGMSAFEFKGGIGSSSRVVEIGGEEYTVASLVLSNFGKREDLLIAGVPVGWELRDYPGRGLSMRGSISMVIATDAPLTSRQLTRVARRAILGLARTGSYGHNGSGDIVLAFSTAQTVPSGKEAHSIGFLPDDALNRLFIAAADSTEEAIINSLLQARTMEGRNGRIRYALPVDKTLEILERYGRIDRA, encoded by the coding sequence ATGAAGGCCCCTGAGCTGGGAATAAAGATAGGCCGTTACGAGCATGGAAAGAGGAACTCCATTGCCGACTTGGGCGTTAAGGTCGGCCATTCGACGATAATCGAGGGAGACGATATTAGAACGGGAGTTACAATCCTCGTTCCACCTGTGGAGAACCCCTTTAGGGAAAGGCTCTTCGCCGGAGTTTACACCTTCAACGGCTTTTCCAAGCCCATAGGCTTCGTCCAGGTGGAGGAGCTTGGCTACATTGAAACGCCGATAGCCCTCACGAGCACGCTGAACGGCTACCGTGTTGCAGACGCTCTGATAAGCCTCTGGGCCGAGGAGAACCCCGATGTCATCTCAGTCAATCCAGTCGTTATGGAGTGCAATGACGGTTACCTAAACGACAACAAAAAGAGGGCCATTAGGGAGGAGCACGTCTTTGAGGCCGTGAAAAACGCTACCCTTGACTTTGAGGAGGGCTCGGTTGGGGCAGGAACAGGAATGAGTGCCTTCGAGTTCAAAGGGGGGATAGGCTCCTCTTCAAGGGTCGTCGAGATTGGCGGTGAGGAGTACACCGTTGCATCGCTCGTCCTCAGCAACTTCGGCAAGAGGGAAGACCTCCTCATAGCAGGGGTTCCCGTCGGCTGGGAGCTGAGGGACTATCCAGGCAGGGGGCTTTCCATGAGGGGCAGCATCTCGATGGTCATAGCCACCGATGCCCCACTCACATCGAGGCAGCTCACGAGGGTGGCGAGGAGGGCCATCCTCGGACTTGCGAGAACCGGCTCCTACGGCCACAACGGGAGCGGGGACATAGTTCTGGCATTCTCAACGGCTCAAACTGTCCCGAGCGGCAAGGAGGCTCATTCCATCGGGTTCCTCCCGGACGACGCGCTCAACAGGCTCTTCATAGCCGCCGCAGATTCCACTGAGGAGGCGATAATCAACTCCCTCCTGCAAGCTAGGACGATGGAGGGCAGAAACGGCAGGATCCGCTACGCCCTGCCGGTTGATAAGACCCTCGAAATTCTTGAGCGGTATGGGAGAATAGATAGGGCCTAA
- a CDS encoding deoxyribonuclease IV yields MFRIDRLRFGTAGIPLSTPKRSTIDGIIHVKNLGLDAMELEFVRGVNLRPELAKKIKYVAKKHDVLLTAHAPYYINLNAAEKSKVEASKNRIIQSAERLHEAGGWSVVFHAGYYLKQPPESVYQRILNELKDIEKKLADMGVKVWIRPELTGKPTQFGDLKEIVGLSEELEMVLPTIDFAHCHARNVGKFNTAEEWREMLSFMEDRLGREALDNMHIHISGINYTSKGERNHLNLQESDMNWEELIRVLKEFKVKGVVISESPNIEGDALLMKKKYEEIRA; encoded by the coding sequence ATGTTCAGGATCGACCGCCTACGCTTCGGAACCGCCGGAATCCCCCTCTCCACACCGAAGCGCTCAACGATAGACGGTATAATCCACGTGAAGAACCTTGGGCTCGACGCGATGGAGCTAGAGTTCGTTCGCGGTGTGAACCTCAGGCCGGAACTCGCGAAGAAAATCAAATACGTGGCCAAAAAACACGACGTCCTGCTGACGGCCCACGCGCCCTACTACATCAACCTCAACGCGGCGGAGAAGTCCAAGGTCGAGGCCAGCAAAAACAGGATAATCCAGAGCGCCGAGCGCTTACACGAGGCCGGGGGCTGGAGCGTCGTCTTCCACGCGGGCTACTACCTAAAGCAACCCCCTGAAAGTGTCTACCAGAGGATACTGAACGAGCTGAAGGACATCGAAAAAAAGCTGGCGGACATGGGCGTAAAGGTATGGATAAGGCCCGAGCTCACTGGCAAACCCACCCAGTTCGGCGATTTGAAGGAGATAGTGGGGCTGAGTGAAGAATTGGAGATGGTCCTGCCAACGATAGACTTCGCCCACTGCCATGCCAGGAACGTCGGGAAGTTCAACACCGCGGAAGAGTGGCGCGAGATGCTGAGCTTTATGGAGGACAGGCTCGGCAGGGAAGCCTTGGACAACATGCATATCCACATAAGCGGCATAAACTACACCTCAAAGGGCGAGAGAAACCACCTCAACCTCCAGGAGAGCGACATGAACTGGGAGGAGCTGATAAGGGTCCTCAAGGAGTTCAAAGTTAAGGGCGTCGTCATAAGCGAGAGCCCGAACATAGAGGGCGACGCCCTGCTAATGAAAAAGAAATACGAGGAGATAAGGGCCTGA
- a CDS encoding DUF373 family protein, whose amino-acid sequence MVEIKVLILAIDRDDDFGQKAGVEGPVVGRDACIDAALKLSLADPEDSDANVVYAAVKLYDELRESGEFEDVEVALITGHSKVGVKSDMELARQLELVLERFPADGVITVTDGAEDEQIFPIITSKVPIISSHRVVVKQSEGIETTYYIIYRYLREILSDPEVAKAVLGIPGMILLLYGIARLIGVWYPDSTKIVSAVITGTILLFIGGYFFTKGFRFNVRETLAKQFIFIVSVIAGMLIIGGGAINAYFRLEQYAKEIIGGWPGTPLLATLIYLNALGASLILGVSVMITGKVIQAYLKKDPHIWYHVSALLLMPAMWITLDLTTRYAMAILTISNIDVFAKLVLAVGDVVLAILIGLYMRGKVKGWERIEAGTGA is encoded by the coding sequence GTGGTTGAGATTAAAGTACTGATTCTCGCTATAGACCGCGATGACGATTTTGGACAGAAAGCCGGCGTGGAGGGGCCGGTAGTCGGGCGGGATGCCTGTATAGACGCCGCTCTGAAACTGAGCCTTGCCGACCCCGAAGACAGTGACGCCAACGTAGTTTACGCCGCGGTCAAGCTCTACGATGAGCTGAGGGAGAGCGGTGAGTTTGAGGATGTTGAAGTGGCACTGATAACCGGTCATTCGAAGGTCGGCGTTAAGAGCGACATGGAGCTGGCCAGACAGCTGGAGCTCGTCCTTGAGAGGTTCCCCGCCGATGGCGTAATCACTGTAACCGATGGAGCCGAGGACGAGCAGATATTCCCTATAATCACCTCCAAGGTTCCCATAATAAGCTCCCACCGCGTCGTGGTCAAGCAGAGCGAGGGCATAGAGACAACCTACTACATTATCTACCGCTATCTGAGGGAGATACTGAGCGACCCAGAGGTTGCAAAAGCCGTTCTGGGAATTCCTGGCATGATACTGCTCCTCTACGGCATAGCAAGGCTGATAGGGGTCTGGTACCCCGACAGCACGAAGATCGTTTCGGCCGTGATAACCGGCACTATACTCCTTTTTATAGGGGGGTACTTTTTCACCAAGGGATTCAGGTTCAACGTACGGGAGACCCTTGCCAAGCAGTTCATATTCATTGTGTCCGTGATCGCAGGGATGCTCATAATCGGTGGGGGTGCTATCAACGCGTACTTCCGCCTTGAGCAGTATGCAAAAGAGATAATCGGCGGCTGGCCCGGAACACCTCTACTAGCGACGCTTATATATCTCAACGCCCTCGGGGCGTCCCTGATACTTGGGGTCTCCGTCATGATAACAGGAAAGGTCATCCAGGCGTACCTCAAGAAAGACCCCCATATATGGTACCACGTCTCAGCCTTGCTGCTGATGCCGGCCATGTGGATAACCCTAGACCTTACAACCAGGTATGCGATGGCCATACTGACTATATCGAACATAGATGTTTTCGCAAAGCTCGTGCTGGCTGTGGGAGATGTCGTTCTGGCGATACTCATAGGGCTATATATGAGGGGAAAAGTCAAAGGATGGGAGAGAATTGAGGCTGGAACAGGCGCTTGA
- a CDS encoding MTH1187 family thiamine-binding protein: MVIVEFVIVPLGERSLSRYVAEVVKLLERKGVKYQLTPMATIIEVSTVRDAFEIIEEAHELMFKLGANRVSTTVRIDDRRDKQRKMEDKVKSVMEKVRGG, translated from the coding sequence ATGGTCATAGTGGAGTTCGTCATAGTCCCGCTCGGAGAGAGGAGCCTCAGCCGGTACGTGGCAGAGGTGGTAAAGCTTTTAGAGAGAAAGGGTGTTAAATACCAATTGACACCGATGGCAACCATAATAGAGGTTTCAACCGTGAGGGATGCTTTCGAGATTATAGAAGAGGCACACGAACTGATGTTTAAACTTGGAGCAAATAGGGTTTCAACAACAGTAAGAATCGACGACAGGCGCGACAAGCAGAGGAAGATGGAGGACAAGGTGAAATCCGTGATGGAGAAGGTGAGGGGTGGTTGA
- a CDS encoding TIGR00296 family protein translates to MYMIKDEWGEFLVRLARNAIEEYVRHGKTIEPPEDTPPELREKMGVFVTLNNRHAPPQMSLRGCIGFPLPIYPLVEATIKAAIHAAVDDPRFPPVRERELDDLIVEVSVLTPPELIEGPPEERPRKIKVGRDGLIVEKGIYSGLLLPQVPAEWGWDEEEFLAQTCWKAGLPPDCWLDEDTKVYRFTAEVFEEEKPWGPVRRKPLV, encoded by the coding sequence ATGTACATGATAAAGGACGAATGGGGCGAGTTCCTCGTTAGGCTCGCTAGGAATGCCATCGAGGAGTACGTGAGGCACGGGAAAACAATAGAACCCCCAGAAGATACCCCGCCGGAGCTCAGGGAAAAGATGGGTGTTTTTGTAACGCTCAACAACAGGCACGCGCCGCCCCAGATGTCTCTGCGCGGATGCATAGGCTTTCCCCTGCCGATATACCCGCTGGTCGAAGCTACGATAAAAGCTGCCATCCACGCGGCAGTAGATGACCCGCGCTTTCCGCCGGTGAGGGAGAGAGAGCTCGATGACCTGATCGTCGAGGTCAGCGTCCTGACGCCGCCGGAGCTTATAGAAGGCCCTCCCGAGGAGAGGCCGAGGAAGATTAAAGTTGGCAGGGACGGCCTGATAGTCGAGAAGGGTATCTACTCCGGCCTGCTTCTCCCGCAGGTTCCTGCCGAGTGGGGCTGGGACGAGGAGGAGTTTTTAGCTCAGACCTGCTGGAAGGCTGGCCTGCCGCCTGACTGCTGGCTCGACGAAGATACAAAGGTTTACCGCTTCACGGCGGAGGTGTTTGAGGAAGAAAAGCCCTGGGGGCCGGTGAGGAGGAAGCCGCTGGTTTAA
- a CDS encoding RsmB/NOP family class I SAM-dependent RNA methyltransferase, with product MELFYRVSFQEVVADALSLVEERELSSKHALERVFKKVAGKDRDKARGLAHAYVFEIEKWRAKIDFIINSVLKGSSVEDLDPYLANLLRIGTFEIHFRKVPPAVATDSIIRVVKERFDFSRAKFVNALMHSIEKFDVEKALKRLKERDRIEWLSVRFSHPRWYVEYAIELLGYDEAVRLLLSNNRPQRYYVRANTLKTDVDSLRDYLEENGVRTALTPVPDVLKVLEYKTPVTRLDWYKEGKFVIQDLASAYVAHVLAPEPGERVLDLAAAPGSKTFHAAALMGNRGEIVAVDYSYDRLMRMKEKMKLLGIKNVKLAHADGQSFRDKEKFDKIILDAPCSSSGTYRQFPEVKWRFDENKIKRIINVQRNMLRNAYENLRDGGEMTYSTCSIRTDEDEENVLFAVNRIGLELVNYPFGWGDRGFLEVGDRVFRAWTHRHDCNGFFIAKMRKG from the coding sequence ATGGAGCTGTTTTACCGCGTGAGCTTTCAGGAAGTGGTGGCGGACGCTTTAAGCTTAGTTGAAGAGCGCGAGCTCTCATCGAAGCACGCGCTTGAGAGGGTCTTCAAGAAAGTGGCGGGCAAAGACCGGGACAAGGCGAGGGGCTTGGCCCATGCCTACGTCTTCGAGATAGAGAAGTGGCGGGCCAAGATAGACTTCATAATCAACTCCGTGCTTAAGGGCTCGAGCGTGGAAGACTTAGACCCCTACCTGGCCAACCTCCTCCGCATCGGAACCTTTGAGATTCACTTCAGGAAAGTTCCACCGGCTGTGGCGACCGACTCGATAATTCGCGTCGTCAAGGAACGCTTTGATTTCTCCCGCGCCAAGTTTGTTAACGCGCTGATGCACTCGATAGAGAAGTTTGACGTCGAAAAAGCCCTGAAGAGGCTTAAGGAGAGGGACAGAATAGAATGGCTGAGCGTCCGCTTCTCTCACCCGCGCTGGTACGTTGAGTATGCGATAGAGCTTTTGGGCTACGATGAAGCGGTGAGGCTTCTTCTCAGCAACAACAGGCCGCAGAGGTACTACGTCAGAGCAAACACCCTTAAGACCGACGTGGACTCGCTGAGGGACTACCTTGAGGAGAACGGTGTTAGGACTGCCTTAACCCCAGTTCCAGACGTCCTGAAGGTTCTCGAATACAAGACGCCCGTGACGAGGCTCGACTGGTACAAGGAAGGGAAGTTCGTAATTCAGGATCTGGCTTCAGCTTATGTTGCACACGTTTTGGCTCCCGAACCCGGCGAGAGGGTTCTCGATCTGGCAGCCGCACCGGGGAGCAAGACCTTCCACGCGGCGGCGCTGATGGGGAACCGGGGCGAGATAGTGGCGGTTGATTATTCCTACGACAGGCTTATGCGCATGAAGGAGAAGATGAAACTTCTCGGCATTAAAAACGTCAAGCTGGCTCATGCGGACGGCCAGAGTTTTAGGGATAAAGAGAAGTTCGACAAAATCATCCTCGATGCCCCCTGTTCAAGCTCTGGAACCTACCGACAGTTCCCGGAAGTCAAGTGGCGCTTCGATGAGAACAAGATCAAGCGCATCATAAACGTCCAGAGGAACATGCTGAGGAACGCCTACGAGAACCTGCGTGACGGTGGGGAAATGACCTACTCAACGTGCTCGATTAGAACAGACGAGGACGAGGAGAACGTGCTCTTTGCGGTTAACAGGATAGGACTGGAACTGGTCAACTACCCCTTCGGCTGGGGTGACCGGGGCTTCCTTGAAGTTGGAGACAGGGTCTTCCGGGCATGGACGCACAGGCACGACTGCAACGGCTTTTTCATAGCAAAGATGAGAAAGGGTTAA